Proteins from one Planctomyces sp. SH-PL62 genomic window:
- a CDS encoding DEAD/DEAH box helicase codes for MSIILNESERPGREGSSLFDHTIQAFEALLAQVGRKGGAIPAELIVRHVMSLVPPEEPLVRAEALDAVLRRRDSARKEELKVQARPAGGRVLGLYGTRRKGASVRPYRTVIRGVDPIAGRCDCPDFLRNSLAVCKHVMAVLELVHSRPRLLAKGLKEQAQAEPTDGLTWDPVRPLIGFGDWLDRVGCQRAGAAGFPRLALSKSGLRRLFVAHDDDAPARLRKAHLRAPAKRLALVSELRRAVPEEPDSPRFDPALIALLEHEKARLERILRDAVRPSEWRSAFSGLARPLYPYQKEGVKRFLRSTRMLLADDMGLGKTAQAIACCTILKRLGRIGRGLIIAPASLKPQWAREWAQFSDLPVRIVDGSPAERRATYDECEDGFLIINYEQLLRDLDLAKAWAPDLVVLDEAQRIKNWQTKTALSVKGLTPRYRLVLTGTPMENRVEELASVVEWVDDGALEPKWRLASVHAIRGEGRKELAGVRNLDTLRERLAPCMLRRTRAEVLDQLPPRTDVRVPIEMTDAQIEEHDALNQPIAKILSISRRRALRPPEFLRLMSLMTAQRIISNGLAQLRFADVWPSIRRRKPDEATIRGLSAPKLLELRQLVQQLVVDQGRKVVVFSQWRRMLHLAHWAVADVLAAADARAGYFTGGEDAKRRTRNIEEFHEDPAFRILFATDAGGVGLNLQRAANGVINLELPWNPAVLEQRIGRIHRIGQESPIDVYNLVSEQGIESRIADLVGSKQAFFKGLFDGATDAVHFDQSGSFLSRAQKLYEDSLAEAANGGGEVAIEPFDPADLEIADDAPEPFDEPAHADEDAGTATGPESGTVSGPEPNPAETIVSERKAALELDAAEVRRLFSRLRVRRGEDGGVVIEAPAEAATSLGALFEGMAAMLRGSTSPPE; via the coding sequence ATGAGTATCATCCTCAATGAATCGGAGCGGCCCGGGCGCGAGGGCTCGTCCTTGTTCGACCACACCATCCAGGCCTTCGAGGCCCTGCTCGCGCAGGTCGGCCGCAAGGGGGGGGCGATCCCGGCGGAGTTGATCGTCCGGCACGTGATGAGCCTCGTCCCGCCCGAGGAGCCGCTCGTGCGCGCGGAGGCCCTCGACGCGGTGCTGCGGCGTCGGGACTCGGCGCGAAAGGAAGAGTTGAAGGTCCAGGCCCGCCCCGCCGGGGGCCGGGTCCTCGGCCTGTACGGGACGAGACGGAAGGGGGCGAGCGTCCGGCCCTATCGCACCGTGATCCGGGGCGTCGACCCGATCGCCGGCCGCTGCGACTGCCCCGACTTCCTCAGGAATTCGCTGGCCGTCTGCAAGCACGTCATGGCGGTCCTGGAACTGGTCCACTCCCGGCCCCGGCTGCTCGCGAAGGGCCTCAAGGAGCAGGCCCAGGCCGAGCCGACCGACGGCCTGACCTGGGACCCGGTCCGCCCCCTGATCGGCTTCGGGGACTGGCTCGACCGGGTGGGGTGCCAACGGGCGGGCGCGGCGGGCTTCCCCCGGCTCGCCTTGAGCAAGTCGGGCCTGCGACGGCTGTTCGTCGCACACGACGACGACGCCCCGGCCCGGCTCCGGAAAGCCCACCTCCGCGCGCCCGCGAAGCGGCTGGCGCTCGTCTCGGAGTTGCGTCGGGCCGTCCCCGAGGAACCGGACTCGCCCCGCTTCGACCCGGCCCTGATCGCCCTGCTGGAGCACGAGAAGGCCCGGCTGGAGCGGATCCTGCGCGACGCCGTGCGGCCCTCGGAATGGCGGTCGGCGTTCAGTGGGCTGGCGCGACCGCTGTATCCGTATCAGAAGGAGGGGGTCAAGCGGTTCCTCAGGTCGACGCGGATGCTCCTGGCCGACGACATGGGTCTGGGCAAGACCGCGCAGGCGATCGCCTGCTGCACCATCCTGAAGCGGCTGGGGAGGATCGGCCGCGGCCTGATCATCGCCCCGGCGAGCCTGAAGCCGCAGTGGGCCCGCGAGTGGGCGCAGTTCTCCGACCTCCCAGTGCGGATCGTCGACGGCTCGCCCGCGGAGCGTCGGGCGACCTACGACGAATGCGAAGACGGATTCCTCATCATCAACTATGAACAACTTTTGCGCGACCTGGACCTGGCGAAAGCCTGGGCGCCCGATCTGGTGGTTCTCGACGAGGCGCAGCGGATCAAGAACTGGCAGACGAAGACGGCCCTCTCGGTGAAGGGGCTCACGCCTCGGTATCGGCTGGTCCTGACCGGCACGCCGATGGAGAACCGCGTCGAGGAGCTGGCGTCGGTCGTGGAGTGGGTCGACGACGGCGCGCTGGAGCCGAAGTGGCGGCTGGCATCCGTCCACGCGATCCGCGGCGAAGGCCGCAAGGAGCTGGCGGGGGTCCGCAACCTGGACACGCTGCGGGAACGCCTCGCCCCGTGCATGCTCCGACGTACCCGCGCCGAGGTCCTGGACCAGCTCCCCCCGCGGACCGACGTCCGCGTGCCGATCGAGATGACCGACGCCCAGATCGAGGAGCACGACGCGCTCAACCAGCCGATCGCGAAGATCCTCAGCATCTCGCGGCGGCGCGCGCTCAGGCCGCCGGAATTCCTCCGGCTGATGAGCCTGATGACGGCCCAGCGGATCATCTCGAACGGCCTGGCGCAGCTCCGGTTCGCCGACGTCTGGCCGTCGATTCGCCGTCGGAAGCCCGACGAGGCGACCATCCGGGGCCTCTCGGCGCCCAAGCTGCTGGAACTTCGGCAACTCGTGCAGCAGCTCGTGGTGGACCAGGGCCGGAAGGTGGTGGTCTTCAGCCAGTGGCGGCGGATGCTCCACCTGGCGCACTGGGCCGTGGCCGACGTGCTGGCCGCGGCCGACGCCCGCGCCGGCTATTTCACCGGCGGAGAGGACGCCAAGCGCCGGACGCGCAACATCGAGGAGTTCCACGAGGACCCCGCCTTCCGGATCCTCTTCGCCACCGACGCCGGTGGCGTGGGGCTGAACCTCCAGCGCGCGGCGAACGGCGTGATCAACCTCGAACTCCCCTGGAACCCGGCGGTGCTGGAACAGCGGATCGGTCGGATCCATCGGATCGGTCAGGAGTCGCCGATCGACGTCTACAACCTCGTCTCCGAGCAAGGGATCGAATCCCGGATCGCCGATCTCGTGGGCTCGAAGCAGGCGTTCTTCAAGGGCCTCTTCGACGGCGCGACCGACGCCGTCCACTTCGACCAGTCGGGCTCGTTCCTCAGCCGCGCCCAGAAGCTCTACGAAGACTCACTCGCCGAGGCCGCGAACGGCGGCGGCGAGGTCGCCATCGAGCCGTTCGATCCGGCCGACCTGGAAATCGCCGACGACGCGCCCGAACCGTTCGACGAACCGGCCCACGCGGACGAGGACGCCGGGACGGCGACCGGGCCCGAATCCGGGACCGTGTCGGGGCCGGAACCGAATCCGGCCGAGACGATTGTTTCGGAACGAAAGGCGGCGCTCGAGCTCGACGCGGCGGAGGTCCGCCGGCTGTTCTCGCGTCTGCGCGTGCGTCGGGGCGAGGACGGCGGGGTCGTCATCGAGGCGCCCGCGGAGGCGGCGACGTCCCTCGGGGCGCTGTTCGAGGGGATGGCCGCGATGCTCCGGGGGTCGACCTCCCCGCCGGAATGA
- a CDS encoding glucose-6-phosphate isomerase, with protein sequence MNASELWKRFQASLCQVPALDVSLDVSRMGFDDGFLERMQPAFEKAFAAMEELEKGAIANPDENRMVGHYWLRAPELAPSPELSAEIAATLDAIAAFAAQVHDGAVKPQRKPRFTRLLSIGIGGSALGPMFVADALGDPNADKLQPHFIDNTDPDGIARELERIGDRLDETLVVVMSKSGGTPETRNGMLVVAEAYREAGLDFARHATAVTGEGSKLDQAATREGWLARFPMWDWVGGRTSVTSAVGLVPGLLQGLDMKALLDGAAEMDRATRSRDAARNPAAMLALTWYLATDGRGAKDMVVLPYKDRLLLFSRYLQQLVMESLGKRLDLEGNRVDQGISVYGNKGSTDQHAYVQQLRDGVDNFFATFIRVLEDGGAGMEVEPGVTPGDYLHGFLLGTREALFANDRRSATITVARVDARTVGALIALFERAVGLYAILVGVNAYHQPGVEAGKKAAASVLEVQEKALAALSATPRTADQIAEALGDRDSAETVYLVLEHLAANGRAHITPGANPGLTTFQAV encoded by the coding sequence ATGAACGCCTCGGAATTGTGGAAACGCTTCCAAGCCTCGCTCTGCCAGGTCCCCGCCCTCGACGTGTCGCTGGACGTCAGCCGGATGGGCTTCGACGACGGCTTCCTCGAGCGGATGCAGCCGGCGTTTGAGAAGGCGTTCGCGGCGATGGAGGAGCTGGAGAAGGGGGCGATCGCCAACCCGGACGAGAACCGGATGGTCGGCCATTACTGGCTGCGAGCCCCGGAACTGGCCCCGAGCCCGGAGCTTTCCGCCGAGATCGCCGCGACGCTCGATGCGATCGCCGCCTTCGCCGCCCAGGTCCACGACGGCGCCGTGAAGCCCCAGCGCAAGCCGAGGTTCACGCGGTTGCTGTCGATCGGCATCGGCGGCTCGGCCCTGGGGCCGATGTTCGTCGCCGACGCCCTGGGCGACCCGAACGCCGACAAGCTCCAGCCCCATTTCATCGACAACACCGACCCGGACGGGATCGCCCGCGAGCTGGAGCGGATCGGCGACCGGCTCGACGAGACGCTCGTGGTGGTCATGAGCAAGTCGGGCGGCACCCCCGAGACCCGCAACGGCATGCTCGTCGTCGCCGAGGCCTATCGCGAGGCCGGGCTGGACTTCGCCAGGCACGCGACGGCCGTCACCGGCGAGGGCTCGAAGCTCGACCAGGCCGCGACCCGCGAAGGCTGGCTGGCCCGGTTCCCGATGTGGGACTGGGTCGGGGGCCGGACCAGCGTGACCTCGGCCGTCGGTCTCGTCCCAGGACTGCTCCAGGGGCTCGACATGAAGGCCCTGCTCGACGGCGCGGCCGAGATGGACCGCGCCACCCGCTCCCGCGACGCCGCCCGCAACCCCGCCGCCATGCTCGCCCTGACGTGGTATCTGGCGACCGACGGCCGGGGCGCGAAGGACATGGTCGTCCTCCCCTACAAGGACCGGCTGCTGCTCTTCAGCCGCTACCTCCAGCAGCTCGTCATGGAGTCGCTGGGCAAGCGCCTCGACCTGGAAGGGAACCGCGTCGATCAGGGGATCAGCGTCTACGGCAACAAGGGCTCGACCGACCAGCACGCCTACGTCCAGCAGCTCCGCGACGGCGTCGACAACTTCTTCGCCACGTTCATCCGGGTCCTCGAAGACGGCGGCGCGGGGATGGAAGTCGAGCCCGGCGTCACTCCGGGGGACTACCTCCACGGCTTCCTGCTCGGCACCCGCGAGGCCCTCTTCGCCAACGACCGACGCTCGGCGACCATCACCGTGGCCAGGGTCGACGCCCGGACCGTCGGCGCGCTGATCGCGCTGTTCGAGCGGGCCGTCGGCCTCTACGCCATCCTCGTCGGCGTCAACGCCTACCACCAGCCTGGCGTCGAGGCGGGCAAGAAGGCCGCCGCGAGCGTCCTGGAAGTCCAGGAGAAGGCCCTCGCGGCGCTCTCCGCCACGCCCCGCACCGCCGACCAGATCGCCGAGGCCCTCGGCGATCGCGATTCGGCCGAGACCGTCTACCTCGTCCTCGAACATCTCGCCGCCAACGGCCGCGCCCACATCACCCCCGGCGCGAATCCCGGACTGACGACGTTCCAGGCCGTCTGA